The window TTTTCACCAGCTGCATGCCGCCGTGCAGATACAGGACCCGCGTGCCATTGGCCCGGGACGCATGCAGGTTGAACGTCGCGTCATCGTTGAACAGGTCGTCGAAGTGCTCCGGCGCGTGCATCACGGCCCAGTACGCCAGTAAGTCGTAATTGCTGGAATAGACGCTGTTGTAACGCTGCAATTCGTCATTGAGGTGGGCGAGGGTGTCGGTCTGTATCAGCTTCCAGGGGATGTGCACCGAGCGGATGGCGTGAATCAGTGCTTCCTTGATCGCGAAATAGCGATTGCGCGGCGACGACGAGCTGATGGTCAGCGCCGCATTGACGCGCATGGCGGATTTCAGCGCGGCCAGCACCGGCTCGAAATTATGGGTTTCCATGGCGCTGAAAACCGCCAGTTCGGTGCGACTCATGGGGTTGCTGCGGGTGGTCTGGGACAGCTCGAACAGCGAGTCGTAGGCGAAGTTCTTCCACACCGCGAGGCTCGCGCCATTGCCCATCAGCAAACCCCAGGGTTCATCGCTGGCAGTTCGCAGGTCGTTCCAGTCAGCCAGTGCCGCGTCAATGTCCGTCAATTGCATCCTCTCGCCTTGTTGCGGATTCAAAATGCCCTGGGCGCAAGGCCCCGAAGGCTAAAACCCGGCCATCTTATAGAAACAGTCGAAGAAATGTTGCGGTGGTGTACTTGACGACCTTCACTATGACGACAATACTTCGCCTCAAATTCATATAGATGACTAGACCAATAACAATATGAACAGACTCTCTAGTGACGAGCGCTTACCTCTTTATCAACGCCTGCGCGACCAGTTGGCCGAACAGATCGCCAATAACCGCTGGCGCCCGGGTGAGGCAATCCCTACCGAGGCGGCGCTGTCCAGGGAGTACTGCCTGTCCACGGGCACGGTGCGCAAGGCCATCGACATGCTGGTGGCCGACAACATTCTCGAACGTCAGCAGGGGCGCGGCACGTTTATCCGTCGCCCGCAGTTCGAATCCTCACTCTTTCGCTTTTTCCGTTTCCAGACCGCAGCCGGTGCCCGTCAGGTGCCTGAAAGTCGAATCCTTTCCATCGAGCCGATGATTGCGCCTTCGGCCGTCAGCCAGGCGCTGGGGCTGATTCAGGATGCGCCGGTGATTCGCATGGTGCGTTTGCGTTTGATGGATGCGCAGCCGGTGTTGGCCGAGGAAATCTGGCTGCCGCGTGTGCAGTTCCAGGCATTGCTGGACAACGACCTGCAGCGTCAGGGCCCGTTGTTGTACCCGATCTATGAAGCGCTGTGCGGTCAGGTGGTGGCCTACGCCGAAGAAACCCTGACCGCCGAAGCCGTCGGCGATGCCCATGCTCGCTTGTTGCAGATCCCGGCCAATAGCCCGGTGGTGGTGATCGAGCGTGTCGCGCGCAATTACGCCGGAGAACCTCTGGAATGGCGTCGCTCACGGGGCCACGCCAGCCACTTCCGCTACAGCGTCGAAATCCGCTGAGGCTGCTGCCTCAGCTTTTCTCTGAAATGTGTGAGTCCGCTGTGGGACCGGCTTTAGCCGGGAAGAGGCCGGCACATCCTCTCGATGCAGGGCCAGGGATGCAGCCTTCCCGGCTAAAGCCGGTCCCACGGGATTAACTCAAACATAGATCTGTAACAGGCCCGACAAGGGCGCCGGGTAAACCCTTATAAGGACAAAAACAATGTTCAGCTGG of the Paucimonas lemoignei genome contains:
- the mngR gene encoding GntR family transcriptional regulator, yielding MNRLSSDERLPLYQRLRDQLAEQIANNRWRPGEAIPTEAALSREYCLSTGTVRKAIDMLVADNILERQQGRGTFIRRPQFESSLFRFFRFQTAAGARQVPESRILSIEPMIAPSAVSQALGLIQDAPVIRMVRLRLMDAQPVLAEEIWLPRVQFQALLDNDLQRQGPLLYPIYEALCGQVVAYAEETLTAEAVGDAHARLLQIPANSPVVVIERVARNYAGEPLEWRRSRGHASHFRYSVEIR